A single region of the Bifidobacterium asteroides DSM 20089 genome encodes:
- the rbfA gene encoding 30S ribosome-binding factor RbfA, which yields MMGENPRAVRIAALIQRVVASALESQMHDKRLAGVTVTEVRVTNDLQIAKIYWTQLGRSGHEAGERKRAQQALRQASGRLRTLVGARAGLRLTPTLRFIYDEVPAEATEIEDVLTAARHRDEAMAKARVNASYAGDPDPYRHDDEKETDGSDSVPGEPAAEDADEADR from the coding sequence ATGATGGGTGAAAATCCCCGCGCTGTACGCATAGCAGCCCTGATACAGCGGGTTGTGGCCTCTGCGCTGGAGTCCCAGATGCACGACAAGCGCTTGGCAGGGGTCACCGTCACTGAGGTTCGGGTCACCAACGACCTACAGATAGCCAAGATCTACTGGACCCAGTTGGGGCGGTCCGGTCACGAGGCCGGGGAGCGCAAACGTGCCCAGCAAGCCCTGCGGCAGGCCTCTGGCCGGCTGCGCACCCTGGTCGGTGCTCGGGCTGGTCTGCGACTGACGCCTACCTTGCGCTTCATCTACGATGAGGTGCCTGCCGAGGCGACCGAGATTGAGGATGTGCTGACCGCGGCCCGTCATCGGGACGAGGCCATGGCCAAAGCCCGGGTCAATGCCAGCTACGCCGGCGACCCCGACCCGTACAGGCATGACGACGAAAAAGAGACCGATGGGTCGGACTCCGTCCCTGGCGAACCTGCGGCAGAGGATGCGGATGAAGCCGACCGCTGA
- a CDS encoding ABC transporter substrate-binding protein — protein sequence MTIFTRKTIRRLTAAALTTVTLMAGAACGSSSSNSGQSADKQDITQQTIKPGTLTIATGDPAYAPYVQDNKPESGKGYEAAVAYAVAEKMGFDKAHVTWTRTTFDAAIAPGSKDYDLNIQQFSITPERRQAVDFTPSYYNSTQSLVVRNNSPYASATSLAQIKDAKIGAMVGSTSYEMAHKLVKPDIDTFNDDVASSQALDANQIDALVVDTPSAVTMVDSGQVKNAKILGQIKGSQDPEGMGIVLPKGSKLTPAASKAVTALKKDGTLDKLQKQWLHVYTSLPTLG from the coding sequence ATGACCATCTTCACCAGGAAAACCATCCGCAGGCTGACGGCGGCCGCACTCACGACAGTCACGCTCATGGCCGGCGCGGCCTGCGGCTCCTCATCGAGCAACAGCGGGCAGTCGGCAGACAAGCAGGACATCACCCAGCAGACCATCAAACCTGGCACCCTGACCATTGCCACCGGAGACCCGGCCTACGCCCCCTACGTGCAGGACAACAAGCCCGAATCCGGCAAGGGCTACGAGGCAGCCGTGGCCTATGCAGTAGCAGAGAAAATGGGATTCGACAAGGCGCACGTCACCTGGACCCGGACCACCTTTGACGCCGCCATCGCGCCGGGCAGCAAGGACTACGACCTGAACATCCAGCAGTTCTCCATCACACCGGAACGCCGTCAGGCTGTGGACTTCACACCCAGCTACTACAACTCCACCCAGTCGCTGGTGGTCAGGAACAACTCTCCATACGCCTCCGCCACCTCCCTTGCTCAGATCAAGGATGCCAAGATAGGAGCCATGGTCGGCTCCACCTCATACGAGATGGCCCACAAGCTGGTCAAGCCTGACATCGACACCTTCAACGACGACGTGGCCTCATCCCAGGCCTTGGATGCCAATCAGATCGACGCGCTTGTCGTGGACACCCCCTCGGCCGTGACCATGGTCGATTCCGGGCAGGTCAAGAACGCCAAAATCCTCGGGCAGATCAAGGGATCGCAGGACCCGGAGGGCATGGGCATAGTCCTGCCCAAGGGTTCCAAGTTGACACCGGCCGCCTCCAAGGCTGTCACCGCCCTGAAGAAGGATGGGACCTTGGACAAGCTGCAGAAGCAGTGGCTGCACGTCTACACCTCCCTGCCCACCCTGGGCTGA
- the ribF gene encoding bifunctional riboflavin kinase/FMN adenylyltransferase, whose product MKVSQVSPDESGIVRWPGTLGTRSSVVTIGVFDGMHRGHQALLRRVVDLAAKAQDRPMALVFDPSPKLVHSYADSHDMTEPSPDLIRHDPDQIMPLEERLRIMAQLGLDQVVVVRYTLAFAAKSYRFFLKQLTEQLAMRTLVLGRDARMGAGRIGDIKAIADLADTGLFNLEVVDDQGPGDCTLPDADGLERRRVRAWSSSHLRQLILDGDVDAAMDILGRPHMVQGTVVHGEQRGRRLGFPTANLAPDSQGMMPADGVYAGWLVDLGLPTDPMATQEGREGRLVQGSPWRMPAAISIGTKETFLVPGQQTPRILEANAVRPDWVDLYGHRVRVEFLSRLRGQKRYAGEEPLKRQLSLDADRTLELTKAAGRVFSTNRRP is encoded by the coding sequence ATGAAGGTCAGCCAGGTCAGCCCGGATGAGTCGGGCATTGTCAGGTGGCCGGGAACCTTGGGGACCCGGTCCAGCGTGGTCACCATCGGTGTCTTCGATGGCATGCATCGGGGTCATCAGGCCCTCCTGCGCCGGGTGGTCGATCTCGCGGCCAAGGCACAGGACCGGCCCATGGCTCTGGTCTTCGATCCCAGCCCCAAACTGGTCCATAGCTATGCCGACAGCCATGACATGACTGAACCGTCCCCGGACCTGATTCGCCACGACCCTGATCAGATCATGCCGCTGGAGGAGCGCCTGCGGATCATGGCCCAGCTGGGGCTGGATCAGGTTGTGGTGGTGCGATATACGCTGGCTTTTGCGGCCAAGTCCTATCGGTTCTTCCTCAAGCAGCTTACCGAACAGCTGGCCATGCGAACGCTGGTCCTGGGCCGTGATGCGCGGATGGGCGCAGGGCGAATCGGCGATATTAAAGCCATTGCTGATTTGGCGGACACAGGACTATTCAACTTGGAAGTCGTGGACGACCAGGGACCCGGCGACTGCACTCTGCCTGATGCCGACGGCCTGGAGCGACGCCGGGTACGTGCTTGGAGCAGCTCCCACCTTCGGCAGTTGATCCTGGATGGCGATGTGGATGCGGCAATGGATATTCTGGGTCGGCCGCACATGGTTCAAGGCACAGTGGTCCATGGGGAGCAGCGGGGTCGTCGCTTGGGATTTCCGACTGCCAATCTTGCTCCTGACAGCCAGGGGATGATGCCTGCGGATGGAGTCTATGCAGGCTGGCTGGTTGACCTGGGTCTGCCTACGGATCCTATGGCGACACAGGAGGGCCGGGAGGGCCGGTTGGTCCAGGGTTCGCCCTGGCGGATGCCTGCCGCCATCTCCATCGGCACCAAGGAGACTTTCCTGGTCCCGGGACAACAGACTCCAAGAATCCTGGAGGCCAATGCCGTCCGGCCGGACTGGGTGGATCTGTACGGCCACAGGGTCCGCGTGGAGTTTCTCAGCCGTCTGCGCGGTCAGAAGCGGTATGCGGGCGAGGAGCCCCTCAAACGACAGCTGTCCCTGGATGCCGATCGCACCCTGGAACTGACCAAGGCCGCAGGAAGAGTATTTTCCACCAACCGGAGACCGTAG
- a CDS encoding amino acid ABC transporter ATP-binding protein, giving the protein MSEQAGTDKDQPVLRLEDVRKTYPGGNKVLRGISMTIMPHETVALLGPSGSGKSTLMKCINLLETVNDGRIWLGGTDITDPRINQDACRARIGVVFQQFNLFPHMNVLKNVTLGAIKVHGMPKDQARERALELLDRIGMRKKAGAYPDQLSGGQQQRVAIVRALMTDPELLLLDEITSALDPMLVGEVLAMVSELTAGGTTILMATHEMGFAHHAANRVVLLLDGVIAENGTPQEVMDESENPRTREFFSHFRGL; this is encoded by the coding sequence ATGAGCGAACAGGCAGGCACCGATAAGGACCAGCCGGTGCTCCGTCTGGAGGATGTGCGAAAGACCTACCCTGGGGGCAACAAGGTCCTACGCGGCATCTCCATGACCATCATGCCTCATGAGACCGTGGCCCTGCTGGGTCCCTCAGGATCGGGCAAGTCCACCCTGATGAAGTGCATCAACCTTTTGGAGACCGTCAACGACGGCAGGATCTGGCTGGGCGGCACCGACATCACCGATCCCAGGATCAACCAGGATGCCTGCCGGGCCAGAATCGGCGTGGTATTCCAGCAGTTCAACCTCTTCCCCCATATGAACGTCCTGAAAAACGTGACACTGGGAGCCATCAAGGTCCACGGCATGCCCAAGGACCAGGCCAGGGAGCGTGCCCTGGAACTGCTGGATCGAATCGGCATGAGGAAGAAAGCCGGAGCCTACCCGGACCAGCTCTCCGGCGGCCAGCAGCAGCGGGTGGCCATCGTCCGAGCCCTGATGACCGACCCGGAACTGCTCCTGCTGGATGAGATCACCTCAGCCCTGGACCCCATGCTGGTGGGCGAGGTCCTGGCCATGGTCTCGGAGCTGACCGCCGGTGGCACCACCATTCTCATGGCCACCCACGAGATGGGTTTCGCCCATCATGCGGCCAACCGGGTTGTCCTGCTGCTGGACGGTGTCATCGCCGAGAACGGAACCCCGCAAGAAGTCATGGACGAGTCTGAGAATCCGCGCACCAGGGAGTTCTTCAGCCACTTCCGAGGGCTGTGA
- the truB gene encoding tRNA pseudouridine(55) synthase TruB, translating into MEFGTGEPISGIILVDKPSGVTSHDVVAAVRSVLGMRRVGHAGTLDPMATGLLVVGFGQATRLLTVIVGHDKAYRATIRLGLGTTTDDADGDLLPVRPGAAQNVDNLTAQGLQDLIDRCFTGWIDQVPDAFSAIKVQGRRAYDLARAGQEVKLEPRRIRIASFRLLDFRRVELPDQGTRVVDVDVEVICSSGTYIRALARDLGERLDLGGHLTALRRIRVGPFDLEDSALKSKVVGGQVIPHTYRDRQGRTVIRSRMVPDHDRQGMLDGSLSLEQAARMSMPVLNLDTDQAARVANGGFLHQPVAGPTAALAGPVGKQRLAAILVPGSRGGAKPDVVFHAET; encoded by the coding sequence ATGGAGTTTGGCACCGGTGAACCAATCTCGGGCATCATCCTTGTCGACAAGCCGAGCGGTGTGACCAGCCATGACGTGGTGGCTGCCGTCCGCTCTGTCCTCGGCATGCGTCGCGTGGGCCATGCCGGGACCCTGGATCCCATGGCCACTGGCCTGCTGGTCGTAGGGTTCGGCCAGGCCACGCGGTTGTTGACGGTCATCGTCGGCCATGACAAGGCCTACCGGGCCACCATACGTCTGGGACTGGGTACCACCACGGACGATGCTGACGGGGATTTGCTGCCGGTGCGTCCTGGAGCCGCGCAGAATGTGGACAATCTGACAGCCCAGGGTCTGCAGGATTTGATTGATCGCTGCTTCACCGGCTGGATAGACCAGGTGCCTGATGCCTTCTCCGCCATCAAGGTCCAGGGCAGACGGGCCTATGACCTGGCTCGCGCAGGTCAGGAGGTCAAGCTGGAACCCAGACGTATTCGAATTGCATCCTTCCGTCTGCTCGATTTTCGTCGTGTGGAATTGCCCGACCAAGGCACCAGGGTGGTCGATGTGGATGTGGAAGTGATCTGCTCCAGCGGCACCTACATCCGGGCCCTGGCTCGCGACCTGGGCGAGCGGCTGGACCTGGGCGGCCACCTGACCGCCCTGAGAAGAATCCGGGTAGGTCCATTCGACCTGGAGGATTCCGCCCTCAAGTCCAAGGTTGTGGGCGGTCAGGTGATCCCCCACACCTACCGGGACCGACAAGGTCGGACGGTTATTCGCAGCCGTATGGTCCCGGACCATGACCGGCAGGGGATGTTGGATGGCTCTCTGAGTCTTGAGCAGGCGGCACGCATGAGCATGCCTGTCCTCAACCTGGATACCGACCAGGCCGCCAGAGTGGCCAATGGCGGATTCTTGCATCAGCCTGTCGCCGGGCCCACGGCAGCACTGGCCGGACCTGTGGGCAAGCAGCGTCTGGCTGCTATCCTGGTGCCCGGTTCACGGGGTGGGGCCAAGCCGGATGTGGTCTTCCACGCCGAGACATGA
- a CDS encoding amino acid ABC transporter permease, whose product MATSAQDAVSDIQRERERYGRRQNLRSVAVSIASTLVLALLIALGLHASPGWPRVKQSFFSGAYFAQAFPKVLQGLWLNLEVLFFAVIGVAILGTLLAMIRTSRNPLLFPLRMLAQVYTTIMRGIPMIVVLYLIGFGIPGLAIFNRIPAALLGTVAVILSYSAYIAEVLRAGFQDVGPSQRASARSLGLTSGQTMRLVVIPQALRKVAPALMNDFISMQKDVGLISVLGAVDAVRAAQIIVATSYNFTPYVVASVLFIATSVPFILLNDWYSNRLRKREQSGGMV is encoded by the coding sequence ATGGCCACCTCGGCACAGGACGCGGTCAGCGATATCCAACGGGAACGGGAACGCTACGGCCGTCGACAGAATCTGCGCTCCGTGGCGGTCAGCATCGCCAGTACGCTTGTACTGGCCCTGCTGATCGCCCTGGGGCTGCACGCCTCACCTGGCTGGCCCCGAGTCAAGCAGTCGTTTTTCTCCGGCGCCTACTTCGCCCAAGCCTTTCCCAAGGTCCTCCAGGGGCTCTGGCTCAATCTGGAGGTCCTCTTCTTTGCAGTCATCGGCGTGGCCATCCTGGGCACCCTGTTGGCTATGATCCGCACCAGCCGAAACCCGCTGCTCTTTCCCCTGCGGATGCTGGCCCAGGTCTACACCACAATTATGAGGGGCATCCCCATGATCGTGGTCCTCTACCTGATCGGCTTCGGCATTCCCGGGCTGGCCATCTTCAACCGGATTCCGGCAGCCCTGCTGGGCACCGTGGCGGTCATCCTCTCCTATTCGGCCTACATCGCCGAAGTGCTGAGGGCCGGCTTTCAGGACGTCGGCCCCTCCCAGAGGGCGTCGGCACGCTCACTGGGCCTGACCTCGGGGCAGACCATGCGTCTGGTGGTCATCCCACAGGCCCTGCGCAAGGTGGCTCCGGCACTGATGAACGACTTCATCTCCATGCAGAAGGACGTGGGGCTGATCTCGGTCCTGGGAGCCGTCGACGCGGTCAGGGCGGCCCAGATCATCGTGGCCACCTCCTACAACTTCACCCCTTACGTGGTGGCCTCGGTGCTCTTCATCGCCACCTCGGTCCCCTTCATTCTTCTCAACGACTGGTATTCCAACCGTCTGCGCAAGCGCGAACAGAGCGGAGGCATGGTATGA